A stretch of Plutella xylostella chromosome 10, ilPluXylo3.1, whole genome shotgun sequence DNA encodes these proteins:
- the LOC105390361 gene encoding uncharacterized protein LOC105390361 translates to MSAALNSFLVVMSKEPVDQEAKMLLKKNGTHYFYEKTDITATVNKKKKRNRKAKKGKKGKKHKSKIRNVTSSVYGKSSKLFSKDAQSLDDEILYKVLKYKNRYYEKYLRKIRALPEVGHLDEIGPAFEIDTDYEAREEPLKTDIPKTENINDTESKQKKTNATDVKSTEKSFKKYESSTTMPELSTDKSKSFDTNSSHKNSVGNKDSKTFIIIKKGSSVKTNPESSTAELMSRQKYSEGDTIRSIFKFRNSVDAAINKGVWANTYKSSESEIEEEILKDAEALIHPANKVKIYAREPKWFCHFDDRTYVNVNQLVNVLQRFNYLDEWYLGKKHRNVSLSKLPSRRKKYRVKKIFYSSNTAGFCLSLGMIHKIKHYIRGDRFNQFCAAYDLKDDAALGFIIIHLLKIELFNLPEFHSRKEHIKFKPMQSFREQVSFSFKEANTFQSLHCFLYPRSQYCKTPQMQQTLKDMFTGDHFTDDDDDDGDKYDDDEEDDDDD, encoded by the exons ATGTCCGCTGCGTTGAACTCATTCCTGGTTGTCATGAGTAAAGAGCCCGTCGACCAAGAAGCTAAGATGCTATTGAAAAAGAACGGGACGCATTATTTCTACGAGAAAACAGATATTACTGCAactgttaataaaaaaaagaaacgtaACAGGAAAGCTAAAAAAGgcaaaaaaggtaaaaaacataaatccaAAATAAGGAATGTAACTTCTTCCGTTTATGGAAAATCATCAAAATTGTTTTCAAAAGATGCTCAAAGCTTAGATGACGAGATTTTATataaagtattgaaatataaaaatagataCTATGAAAAATATCTAAGAAAAATAAGAGCATTACCCGAAGTAGGGCATTTGGATGAAATCGGTCCTGCATTTGAAATTGATACAGACTATGAGGCAAGAGAAGAAcctttaaagacagatatacccaaaactgaaaatataaatgatacagaaagcaaacaaaaaaaaactaacgcAACTGATGTAAAAAGTACTGAAAAATCCTTCAAAAAGTATGAGTCATCGACAACGATGCCTGAATTATCGACAGATAAATCTAAAAGTTTTGATACAAATTCTAGCCACAAGAATAGTGTTGGTAATAAAGAtagtaaaacttttattatcaTCAAAAAAGGTTCATCAGTAAAAACTAATCCAGAATCCAGCACTGCTGAATTGATGTCAAGACAAAAATATTCTGAAGGAGATACAATTAGGTCTATATTTAAGTTCCGTAATAGCGTAGATGCTGCGATCAACAAAGGCGTATGggcaaatacatacaaaagtAGCGAGAGTGAAATTGAAGAGGAAATATTAAAGGACGCTGAAGCACTAATACATCCAGCAAATAAAGTGAAAATCTATGCCAGAGAACCTAA atgGTTCTGTCACTTTGATGATAGAACGTATGTGAATGTAAATCAATTGGTGAATGTTCTCCAGAGGTTTAATTATTTGGACGAATGGTATTTGGGTAAAAAACATCGAAACGTAAGCCTCAGCAAACTGCCCTCGAGACGAAAGAAATACAGAGTGaag aaaatattttactcatcCAACACTGCCGGATTTTGTTTGAGTTTAGGAATGATTCACAAAATTAAACATTACATtcg GGGAGACAGGTTTAATCAATTTTGTGCTGCGTACGACCTCAAAGATGATGCGGCTCTAGGATTTAtcataa TTCATTTGCTGAAGATAGAGTTGTTCAACTTACCCGAGTTCCATTCAAGAAAAGAACACATCAAGTTTAAGCCAATGCAAAGCTTCAGAGAGCAAGTCTCTTTCAGCTTCAAAGAAGCCAATAC attCCAATCTCTACATTGCTTCCTGTATCCAAGGAGTCAATATTGCAA AACGCCACAAATGCAGCAGACACTCAAGGACATGTTCACGGGCGATCACTTtaccgatgatgatgatgatgatggtgacaaatatgacgatgatgaagaagatgatgatgatgattag